AACATTAGTGACGGATACCACACGGCTCGTCCTCTAATAAGAATCACACACACTGCCTTGTTCAGCATTTGTTTTAGTGGGGGATTTTTGTGTGTGGTCAATATTCTATTCTCTTTTGAAACCCTGAGAGAAAATGTCAGCCATACCTTTTCTTTATTGATGTATGTATTGTCATCGCATatgaataattctgcaaaatttcaacttgatccgaaaattggttgtgggaaaaaaaacgagtacaaaacataataaaggaaataactccacataaaaagctatatctctcaattagtatttattttccttttcgataccaaacaaaagaattaattatgATTAATTAGCTAAATGGTTAATGTTctgggtaatttttttttattgattcatgttttgtaaggtacaacaattaattgtgaaaagtttcatcttgatccaataatgggtttgggagaaaaaatgtacaaaaattgaaccagacagagtgaattggaataagctttgtaaaaatggttcGAGTGCTGGATCATAAATCGCTCTGGCCGGCCTCCCCGTGGTGCAGACTGACCAGGCCTAATAGAGCTATTTTAGCACACTCAAGAATGGCCTCTGTCCAGCTGGTTCATGTTTCGACTTACTGCCCCTGACTTTCTTATTTCCGTTTCGACAGGTTTGGGAAGCCACAAGTGCCTTACACAGGGTTTCTGTCCTGGGCTTTTGCAAGAGGAAGATTTGAGGCCCACACTCACAGGATGATCATGAACACCGATAACTAGGATATCTATTACTGTTGCATTCGACGTCTcaagagacaatcttttccctttgcaacttcttgtatgactaaagaggtcaatccctgatacacagctgcggtcgcaggttgggcatcacCAAGtgctgttgcactttcacccttctttcaaCTTCTTTATGAATGGCATCTGAACTACGgaacccttcctttaggattgctTTGTATTTGGATCTATCTAGtgctgttagtgtcgatttttaagagcttcatgtcgcgtttgcatacatcagtataccttaaaagtggacgaccagcggctctcctgccttctgttagatcataCTACAAAATGTCTTGCAGAATTCACTTTTGGCATTCTTGGAATTGACCAAGCCAGCTAAGGCATCTATTGTTGATAACAGCGCCATGTCCTGACACCCTGCTCACCACAGCACTTCCTGTTTGGTAATTTTatcttgctttttttattcaaagaaaAACACCTTAGGCTTTGTAGGTGGAAGGCAGTGCTTTTATTGTGACGGTAGGCACCGGTatggcgtaccggcacctttctcaatgtgtggaaaaaattattacatttctagtattttaactttaattattaatgtattagtagttaaatttaggcaatccatcactgagtaccggcacccatatttttttttttaaagcactggTGGaaggtatttattttttttctgccaatTTTCCTAGCAAATGTATATATGGCTCATTCTGGcccggaagacaatggatgcgtcCAGATGAGTCacataagatttatttccctttctattaaaaacaaaatttagttaAACCATTTGATTGcctaataggttaatttttcaattgattatgttttgttaggaaccaTGAATAAGTGTGTAGACTTTCAACTTTTCCGacaatgggaaatgggagaaataacgtgttataAGTTTGTACTCGACAGACAGACTTCGCATTCCCCAAAGTAAAAATGGTTCAAGGATCAGAAACTTTCTTCAAAACTTTTCTTTTAGACAAAACAGTGTTTACTCCTAGGTTTATGAAATACACTTGATATGTTTAGGTTATTGGACCATGTCCCCAACATGAGGTCCAGAATCGTTCTCAAGCAACCACCCGACCAGAACGAAGATCCTCCTGTGATGTGCCGCTGGTTTATCCACCTGAGCGTCGCGGTCCCCAACACGATTGACGACATGGTCAGGCATTTGAAGGATCCCATAGAGTTCAACAATTACCTTGGAAACATAGCTAGATACCATATCGACCAGGAGCCGCCTGTTACCGTCCAGTATTTTAAGGTAAATGAATTAGTTTTATAGAAACATATACACTgagatttttttgtctttggaGATAGACAGGAACACTTCTACTGACTatagcaaagacagacagacagactttatGTGGTCCAGGACTTTAAgataatgttttatatgttcCAGGATTTTGAGACTATGTTTCCCCTCTACGTCCAAGCTTTGCTTGAACTGCCAAGCAACTCTGATGAGATCATTCTGTGGAAAAAGTTGTTTGGCCTGCTGACCAGGAGAGTCCAGCAAGAGAGTATTGCCGCAGGTCTCGACGAGAATCCCAAAAAAAGATGTTGTGTTATCTTATGATGGACACTCGTGTCTGTGTTTGTATCGGGGAAACCTTTTAACAAATGAGAACACACACCATTTACGTCTTCGTTGAGGCCCAAC
This genomic stretch from Biomphalaria glabrata chromosome 4, xgBioGlab47.1, whole genome shotgun sequence harbors:
- the LOC106073907 gene encoding uncharacterized protein LOC106073907 isoform X1, with the protein product MFNVKANTNCLSLTKKTREVVSKWEPKFQHQMPSPSSSKRGSSLLVPQDNKIARLRRSISGMMDRGSTEEEARCLITEMTIKEKEMLHASWTRVYGLTDAQRKASGIKLLSWLLDHVPNMRSRIVLKQPPDQNEDPPVMCRWFIHLSVAVPNTIDDMVRHLKDPIEFNNYLGNIARYHIDQEPPVTVQYFKDFETMFPLYVQALLELPSNSDEIILWKKLFGLLTRRVQQESIAAGLDENPKKRCCVIL
- the LOC106073907 gene encoding uncharacterized protein LOC106073907 isoform X2; its protein translation is MPSPSSSKRGSSLLVPQDNKIARLRRSISGMMDRGSTEEEARCLITEMTIKEKEMLHASWTRVYGLTDAQRKASGIKLLSWLLDHVPNMRSRIVLKQPPDQNEDPPVMCRWFIHLSVAVPNTIDDMVRHLKDPIEFNNYLGNIARYHIDQEPPVTVQYFKDFETMFPLYVQALLELPSNSDEIILWKKLFGLLTRRVQQESIAAGLDENPKKRCCVIL